The proteins below come from a single Aspergillus oryzae RIB40 DNA, chromosome 5 genomic window:
- a CDS encoding PEX11 family protein (predicted protein) — protein sequence MVANTLDCHTTLAHSLRFVATTVGRDKLLRTAQYFSQFYIWHLHRRNYKRSAIDPYHALRKQLGTTRRILRIGNFLGNLQTVARLMSQKNSSEPVLKYLAIGGQLGFAGYLVFDNITSIKAIGIHELPSAERLDILADKCWAAGLIFSIMACLYILVHTQPKKRAKPAERERYSDENKCAKERSDAWIQLISDLCDLTVPGKSLGCAAFNDGLVGLAGTMSSLIGAWSQWKKTA from the exons TACACTGGCGCACTCTCTGCGCTTTGTCGCGACAACCG TCGGCCGAGACAAGCTTCTGCGTACGGCACAGTACTTCTCACAATTCTACATTTGGCACCTACACCGCAGAAATTACAAACGGTCGGCGATCGATCCTTACCATGCCCTCCGGAAGCAGCTGGGTACCACGCGCAGGATCCTACGTATCGGCAACTTCTTAGGAAACCTCCAGACCGTCGCCCGTCTCATGAGCCAGAAGAACTCTAGTGAGCCGGTGTTGAAATACCTGGCTATCGGAGGGCAACTCGGTTTCGCTGGATACCTGGTCTTTGATAACATCACTTCAATCAAGGCTATCGGTATCCACGAGTTGCCGTCGGCTGAACGTCTAGATATACTAGCGGATAAATGCTGGGCTGCGGGATTGATTTTCAGCATCATGGCGTGTCTCTATATCTTGGTGCACACacagccgaagaagagagcgaaaCCCGCGGAGAGGGAGCGATATTCGGACGAGAATAAATGTGCTAA GGAGCGATCGGATGCCTGGATTCAGCTCATCTCGGACCTGTGTGACTTGACCGTTCCTGGAAAAAGCTTGGGTTGTGCTGCGTTCAACGACGGTCTTGTTGGCCTGGCCGGTACCATGAGTAGTTTGATAGGTGCTTGGAGCCAATGGAAGAAGACCGCGTAG